A stretch of Aspergillus nidulans FGSC A4 chromosome VI DNA encodes these proteins:
- a CDS encoding protein cdhA (transcript_id=CADANIAT00010116), whose product MSESNRASSNPAIYGSARALRSTGTHIVSPPGSRTPPSMPAKTTLYFPEPTGVHHTSRSVSGPIDPNALAKALREYEDAGRSRERTPGTSPSRKRQRVYGDRFIPNREGQDLQATYSLLHEDGCPSTPSKTKKRTPHSELHFQKTEEANRMYSRVLRSELFGNTVPQADLDSLPSNTIRSSGINDKTRSHTPPSHVVSALPPASITPSTPHKNLFNYASPRAGSAHPTPSKTPRNQHGPNLNVRSELYSLSPIRYDSQRILETPRKQPRYVNKVPYKVLDAPDLQDDFYLNLVDWGSSNVLGVGLGNSVYMWNSQTGRVTKLCELKDDTVTSVSWIQRGTHLSIGTGKGMVQIWDAERCRRLRTMIGHTNRVGALAWNDHILTSGSRDRHIFHRDVRSPDQYLRRLSGHKQEVCGLRWNTEDGQLASGGNDNKLLVWDKLNETPLYRFSDHTAAVKAITWSPHQHHLLASGGGTADRTIKFWNTATGSLIKEVDTGSQVCNLAWSKNSDEIISTHGYSQNQIVIWKYPRMEQIVSLTGHTFRVLYLAMSPDGQTVVTGAGDETLRFWKIFNRRPGREHGREGSKLAEWGTIR is encoded by the exons ATGTCAGAGAGCAATAGAGCCTCAAGCAATCCCGCGATTTACGGCAGTGCGAGAGCTTTGAGGTCAACAGGAACACATATTGTTTCTCCTCCGGGCTCAAGAACCCCTCCAAGCATGCCAGCCAAAACTACCCTCTATTTCCCCGAGCCGACTGGGGTACATCACACAAGCCGAAGTGTCTCAGGGCCAATTGATCCTAACGCGCTGGCAAAGGCGCTGAGGGAATACGAAGACGCTGGACGATCCCGTGAAAGGACACCGGGGACCAGCCCGAGTCGGAAACGTCAGAGAGTCTACGGTGACAG ATTCATTCCTAACCGCGAAGGTCAAGATCTCCAAGCTACCTACAGTCTGCTTCATGAAGATGGATGtccttcaacaccatcgAAAACGAAAAAGCGAACTCCACACTCAGAGCTTCATTTTCAAAAGA cggaagaagcaaatAGAATGTATTCACGGGTTCTGCGCAGCGAGTTATTTGGAAATACAGTTCCTCAGGCTGACTTGGATTCGCTTCCTTCTAACACGATTCGCTCATCCGGTATTAACGACAAAACCCGGTCTCATACACCCCCTTCGCATGTCGTCTCCGCTCTTCCACCTGCCAGTATCACTCCCTCCACTCCTCACAAAAACCTCTTCAATTACGCCTCTCCACGCGCTGGATCGGCGCATCCCACGCCATCCAAGACCCCGCGTAATCAACATGGGCCAAATCTCAACGTTCGCTCAGAGCTCTACAGCCTATCTCCCATCCGTTATGACAGCCAACGGATACTTGAGACGCCTCGCAAACAGCCGCGCTACGTGAACAAAGTACCCTACAAGGTTCTCGATGCCCCAGACTTGCAGGACGATTTTTACCTGAATTTGGTTGATTGGGGGAGTAGTAATGTTCTAGGCGTTGGCTTAGGAAACTCGGTGTACATGTGGAACTCACAAACTGGGAGGGTTACGAAATTGTGTGAGCTTAAGGATGACACAGTCACGAGCGTCAGTTGGATACAAAGG GGTACGCACCTTTCAATTGGTACGGGGAAAGGTATGGTGCAAATATGGGATGCAGAGCGCTGTCGCCGCCTACGGACCATGATTGGGCACACCAATCGCGTAGGGGCGTTGGCTTGGAACGATCATATTCTGACATCCGGCTCTCGGGATCGGCATATTTTTCATCGTGACGTGCGGTCTCCTGACCAGTATCTTCGTCGACTTTCTGGTCATAAGCAGGAAGTGTGTGGGCTCAGGTGGAACACGGAAGATGGTCAACTGGCATCAGGGGGCAACGACAATAAGCTCCTGGTTTGGGACAAATTGAACGAGACCCCTCTTTATCGCTTCTCAGACCATACCGCGGCCGTGAAGGCTATCACATGGTCACCCCATCAACACCACTTACTCGCATCCGGGGGAGGTACTGCTGATCGAACGATTAAGTTTTGGAACACGGCGACGGGTTCTCTTATCAAGGAGGTTGATACCGGGAGCCAAGTCTGTAACCTGGCATGGTCGAAGAATTCTGATGAAATTATCAGTACGCATGGCTATAGTCAGAACCAAATTGTCATCTGGAAGTATCCTCGTATGGAGCAGATTGTGTCGCTTACGGGCCATACTTTTCGTGTGCTCTATCTAGCCATGAGCCCCGACGGCCAGACAGTGGTAACGGGTGCCGGCGACGAGACCCTACGGTTCTGGAAGATATTCAACAGACGTCCCGGTAGGGAGCACGGACGCGAGGGCAGCAAATTAGCGGAATGGGGTACAATTCGGTAA
- a CDS encoding questin oxidase family protein (transcript_id=CADANIAT00010120) translates to MPLNFLKNLLPWGERVIFNLPPCQIVEIDTAQEKAARALKHLLKLNHANYAILWNERKFHNHAPHSLCSFYLLGANADDLNRLYEAELKPLEAWIDSPGEISTYDWRDYLGKREYQRAYVDFFEDELVRHGYDWKTVVFQYLFSGKEPLFNALASDLGHPLIHLAYAFEVSSREVAMEALSLATVCYGTAHKYLDDPSYSQAESSYHSTSPFEILQKVRADKRLSNLFTAPGDHNTEIVFRDAEATILDHWNAWKITSNSDPVKSFRESQELAVALLTATSSSDNRDAKYDFFFVHVLTTSHAVRVLLPLIPAKFQIPLVRQWWLMTLAVYIGQLRPEINLHSVRKYDTEGKGWGYMKDKALHGEHSTETHYIKALRVIRDIARTWGDPDEFYLKAALKFADGFTGWGGFV, encoded by the exons ATGCcgctcaacttcctcaaaAACCTCTTGCCCTGGGGCGAGAGAGTCATATTCAATCTCCCGCCATGTCAAATAGTCGAGATCGATACAGCGCAGGAGAAAGCTGCAAGAGCCCTAAAGCacctcctcaaactcaacCATGCCAATTATGCGATCCTGTGGAATGAACGCAAATTTCACAACCATGCGCCTCACTCATTATGCTCGTTTTATTTGCTTGGAGCCAACGCAGATGACCTAAATCGGTTATATGAGGCGGAATTAAAGCCGTTAGAAGCTTGGATTGATTCACCTGGTGAGATTAGCACGTACGATTGGAGGGATTATCTGGGAAAGAGAGA ATACCAAAGAGCGTACGTCGATTTCTTCGAAGACGAGCTTGTCCGCCACGGCTATGATTGGAAGACCGTCGTGTTTCAATACCTCTTCTCAGGCAAGGAACCTCTTTTCAATGCTCTGGCCTCTGATC TTGGCCATCCTCTCATCCATCTCGCCTACGCTTTCGAAGTCTCCAGCCGTGAAGtcgccatggaagcccttTCCCTTGCAACTGTCTGCTACGGCACCGCTCACAAATACCTCGATGACCCATCCTACTCCCAAGCTGAATCCTCCTATCATTCCACGTCCCCCTTTGAGATCCTCCAGAAAGTCCGCGCTGACAAGCGCCTAAGCAACCTCTTCACAGCGCCTGGAGACCACAATACGGAAATCGTCTTCCGCGATGCGGAAGCAACAATCCTCGATCACTGGAATGCCTGGAAGATTACGTCCAACAGCGACCCCGTGAAATCGTTCCGAGAAAGTCAAGAGCTTGCTGTTGCATTATTGACAGCCACATCAAGTTCTGATAACCGGGACGCGAAATAcgacttcttcttcgtccacgTCCTCACGACTAGTCATGCCGTGCGGGTCCTGCTCCCGCTGATACCAGCGAAATTCCAGATCCCCCTCGTGCGGCAGTGGTGGTTAATGACTCTGGCTGTGTATATCGGGCAGCTGAGGCCAGAGATTAACCTTCACTCTGTGCGGAAGTATGACACTGAGGGAAAAGGCTGGGGTTATATGAAGGACAAGGCTCTCCACGGCGAACATTCCACCGAGACACATTATATCAAAGCCCTCCGGGTTATCAGGGATATAGCGAGGACCTGGGGTGATCCGGACGAGTTTTACTTGAAAGCTGCTCTCAAGTTTGCCGACGGGTTTACAGGATGGGGTGGGTTTGTTTAA
- a CDS encoding GABA permease GabA (transcript_id=CADANIAT00010119), translating to MKDIPAADDIQLAALGHKAELKRNFSMLSMLGLAFAILNSWTALSTSLNLSLPSGGCTSVVWGLVTAGVCNICTAASLAEFLSAWPTAGGQYHWVAGSIIVSWKRQMPMLSWVTGWANVAGWLALTATGGLLSSTLIGGIIGLVYPLFEFQRWHQFLIYIAINIIAFAINAFMNVGLPLVTKSAFIWSLTGFVVISITILSCASPDYNSGKFVFGEFINTTGWPDGVAWLLGLLQGGFGLTGFDGVAHMIEEIPNPTVLGPRIMIGCVCIGITTGLIFLIVLLFVAGDINLVIESAATPLLQIFHDATNSNAGSICLLMFPLVCTVFAATTIMTTSSRMVYAFARDGGLPASPFFSRVHPKLQVPLNGLYLTMFCVIVFGCIFLGSSSAFNAITSSSVVMLDVAYGIPIAINCLRGRQMIPERAFVLPQALGWMVNLIALAYISLTTVLFLFPPELPVTGSNMNYCVAAFGIVLIISAFQWIVDGRKHFTGPRVDAEVLAAVESYSGPNIDGAAEIREQK from the exons ATGAAAGACATTCCAGCGGCCGATGATATTCAGCTGGCTGCCCTTGGGCATAAAGCCGAGCTGAAGCGGAATTTCTCTATGTT GTCGATGCTGGGTCTAGCCTTTGCTATTTTAAAC TCATGGACTGCTCTATCAACTAGTTTGAACCTCAGTCTTCCGTCTGGAGGCTGCACCAGTGTTGTTTGGG GCTTGGTTACTGCTGGCGTTTGCAATATTTGTACTGCCGCATCGCTCGCGGAATTCCTTTCGGCCTGGCCTAC GGCTGGCGGACAATACCATTGGGTTGCAGGTTC CATTATAGTCTCCTGGAAACGACAAATGCCAATGTTATCCTGGGTTACAGGCTGGGCGAAtgtggctggctgg TTGGCTCTGACTGCCACCGGAGGACTGTTATCAAGCACTCTTATTGGGGGTATCATTGGCCTCGTTTATCCG CTGTTTGAGTTTCAGCGCTGGCACCAGTTCCTCATTTATATTGCAATTAACATAATCGCATTCGCCATCAATGCTTTCATGAACGTGGGACTCCCGCTGGTCACCAAGAGTGCTT TCATATGGTCCCTGACCGGATTCGTTGTTATCTCGATCACAATCTTGTCATGCGCGTCGCCAGATTATAATTCTGGAAA GTTCGTATTCGGCGAATTCATCAACACGACAGGCT GGCCTGACGGCGttgcttggctgcttggc CTGCTGCAAGGTGGCTTCGGTCTCACAGGTTTC GATGGTGTTGCGCATATGATCGAAG AAATTCCAAATCCCACAGTACTCGGGCCCAGAATCATGATTGGATGCGTCTGTATCGGTATCACCACCGGCCTGATCTTTCTCATTGTGCTGCTTTTTGTTGCAGGAGATATCAACCTGGTCATCGAGTCTGCTGCGACACCTCTGTTGCAGATTTTCCATGATGCTACTAATAGCAACGCGGGATCGATCTGTCTTCTTAT GTTTCCGCTGGTTTGCACTGTTTTTGCGGCCACCACGATCATGACGACAAGCAGCCGCATGGTATATGCGTTTGCGAG AGATGGAGGACTGCCGGCTTCACCTTTCTTTAGCAGAGTTCACCCCAAACTCCAGGTGCCCCTTAATGGATTGTACCTGACAATGTTCTGTGTGATTGTATTCGGTTGCATTTTCCTCGGCTCATCAAG TGCGTTTAATGCCATTACTTCTTCATCGGTCGTCATGCTTGACGTTGCATATGGTATCCCGATTGCGATAAATTGCTTAAGGGGCAGGCAAATGATCCCCGAGAGAGCGTTTGTTTTGCCACAGGCTCTCGGCTGGATGGTTAACCTG ATCGCTCTCGCGTATATATCATTGACCACCGTACTCTTCCTGTTTCCCCCCGAACTACCTGTGACCGGTAGCAACATGA ATTACTGCGTTGCAGCTTTCGGCATTGTTCTGATTATATCGGCGTTCCAATGGATTGTCGATGGGCGCAAACACTTCACTGGGCCGCGTGTAGATGCCGAGgtgctggcggcggtggaaagCTACAGTGGCCCAAATATTGACGGAGCTGCTGAGATCAGGGAGCAAAAGTAG
- the pdx1 gene encoding protein pdhX (transcript_id=CADANIAT00010117), with product MASNYSARQFSAMLRKSQPRVVAYSTRRLASTSAPQTHNPAYPLYPSVISLLHQKGIPESEVSKIPASGPKGRLLKGDVLAYLGLIPSDYPASQAARIEKLAHLDLSNIKIAPPPAPPAPESAPAAEEPVVKTPPTISVAVSISLATVLRAQKKLQKSVGVTIPLSTFVARAADLANDDLPRSPYAKQSADEIFDELLGAEPVKVSRGEYIPELNAVDVTPEVRAGHTAKEDLIDFLSGSKTTKRSPPAAAIDSFEPEQALNVFSLTVPVGEEKRARTFLERVKTLLTVEPARLVI from the exons ATGGCCTCCAACTACTCAGCTCGACAGTTCTCGGCCATGCTGCGTAAGAGCCAGCCTCGGGTCGTCGCCTACAGCACGCGAC GCCTCGCTTCCACCTCCGCTCCTCAGACTCATAACCCTGCTTACCCTCTTTATCCTTCTGTTATCTCACTCCTCCACCAAAAGGGCATTCCAGAGTCCGAAGTTTCCAAAATCCCCGCTTCCGGCCCCAAAGGCCGACTTCTTAAGGGCGATGTCCTCGCCTACCTCGGCCTCATTCCGTCAGACTATCCCGCTTCGCAAGCAGCGCGGATTGAGAAGCTCGCTCACCTCGATCTAAGCAACATCAAGatcgctcctcctccagcaccaccagcaccagagtcggcaccggcagccgAAGAGCCAGTCGTTAAAACGCCTCCTACAATATCGGTCGCGGTTTCGATCTCCTTGGCTACTGTTCTCCGTGCTCAGAAAAAGCTTCAGAAGTCTGTTGGTGTGACAATTCCTCTATCCACCTTCGTCGCCCGGGCCGCTGACCTGGCCAACGACGATCTTCCTCGGTCACCGTACGCTAAGCAATCCGCCGACGAAATTTTCGACGAGCTTCTGGGTGCGGAGCCCGTCAAAGTCTCGCGCGGTGAATACATCCCTGAGCTCAACGCCGTTGACGTTACTCCCGAGGTGCGAGCTGGTCATACGGCGAAGGAAGATCTCATCGATTTCCTTAGCGGTTCCAAAACGACAAAGCGCAGTCCACCTGCAGCCGCGATCGATTCATTTGAACCTGAACAAGCTTTGAATGTTTTCAGCTTGACTGTCCCGGTgggcgaggagaagcgagCCCGAACCTTCCTGGAGCGCGTCAAGACTCTCCTGACCGTTGAACCAGCCCGGCTGGTTATATAG
- a CDS encoding M18 family aminopeptidase (transcript_id=CADANIAT00010115), translating into MTSNLTKNLKQPALDFLSFVNASPTPFHAVNSARNLLANAGFQEIKEKDSWASTCRPGGKYYLTRNQSTIVAFAVGKKWKPGNAIAMIGAHTDSPVLRIKPVSNKRGEGYIQVGVETYGGGIWHTWFDRDLGVAGRAMVRTDDGSIVQKLIKIDRPILRIPTLAIHLERQETFSFNKETQLFPIAGMIAAELNRTGQAEGASDKSNTAAESENAEFSPLKAITERHHPHIVELIAAEAGVEPADVLDFEMILFDTQKSCLGGLMEEFIFSPRLDNLNSSFCATAGLIESVADESALDDESTIRLIALFDHEEIGSRTAQGADSNVLPGIIRRLSVLPSTAGDVDTSTAYEQTLSTSFLLSADMAHAVHPNWSAKYENDHRPEINKGPVIKINANARYATNSPGIVLLQEVARKAVETEGEGVPLQLFVVRNDSSCGSTIGPMLSAALGARTLDLGNPQLSMHSIRETGGTYDVAHSIRLFKSFFQHYASTSQSIFVD; encoded by the exons ATGACGTCTAATCTAACGAAGAATCTCAAACAGCCGGCCCTGGACTTCTTGTCCTTTGTCAATGCCTCTCCTACTC CCTTTCACGCCGTCAATTCGGCCAGGAATCTCCTCGCAAATGCGGGTTTCCAAGAGATCAAG GAGAAAGACTCGTGGGCTTCTACTTGCCGCCCTGGTGGAAAATATTACTTGACTCGCAACCAGTCAACTATAGTGGCTTTCGCAGTTGGCAAGAAATGGAAG CCTGGAAATGCGATCGCCATGATCGGGGCTCACACGGACTCCCCCGTGCTGAGGATCAAGCCCGTTAGTAATAAACGTGGTGAAGGTTACATCCAAGTCGGCGTCGAGACTTACGGCGGCGGTATTTGGCATACTT GGTTTGATCGTGATCTTGGAGTTGCAGGTCGCGCGATGGTTCGAACAGACGACGGTTCTATTGTCCAAAAACTTATCAAGATTGATCGACCAA TTCTCCGCATTCCGACGTTGGCTATCCATCTGGAGCGCCAGGAgaccttctctttcaataAGGAGACTCAACTGTTCCCTATCGCAGGCATGATTGCTGCGGAACTAAACCGTACTGGCCAAGCCGAGGGTGCCAGCGACAAGAGCAATACCGCTGCCGAGAGCGAGAATGCGGAATTCTCTCCCTTGAAAGCTATCACAGAGCGCCACCACCCGCATATTGTAGAGCTCATCGCTGCCGAGGCAGGTGTGGAGCCGGCCGATGTGCTTGATTTTGAAATGATTCTTTTCGATACGCAAAAGTCCTGCCTAGGCGGATTGATGGAGGAGTTTATTTTTTCTCCGCGTTTGGACAACCTTAACAGCTCCTTCTGTGCTACAGCTGGATTGATCGAGTCTGTAGCTGACGAGTCAGCCCTGGACGACGAATCCACCATCCGTCTTATCGCTCTATTTGACCACGAGGAAATTGGAAGCAGGACCGCACAGGGCGCCGATTCTAACGTCCTTCCCGGCATAATCCGCCGTCTGTCCGTCCTGCCCTCTACCGCTGGCGATGTCGATACATCGACCGCTTATGAACAGACTCTGTCCACTTCTTTCCTACTCTCGGCCGACATGGCCCACGCTGTTCACCCCAACTGGTCCGCCAAGTATGAAAATGACCACAGGCCTGAAATTAATAAGGGGCCAGTGATCAAGATCAATGCCAATGCACGCTATGCGACCAACTCCCCTGGTATTGTGCTTCTCCAGGAAGTCGCACGCAAGGCTGTAGAGACTGAAGGCGAAGGTGTCCCGCTACAACTCTTTGTCGTTCGTAACGATTCCAGCTGTGGAAGCACTATCGGACCTATGCTCTCTGCTGCTCTAGGGGCTCGGACCCTAGATTTAGGCAACCCTCAGCTAAGCATGCACAGTATCCGCGAGACGGGCGGGACGTACGATGTGGCGCACAGTATCCGACTCTTCAAGAGCTTCTTCCAACATTACGCCAGCACTTCTCAATCGATATTTGTGGATTAG
- a CDS encoding cohesin subunit SMC1 (transcript_id=CADANIAT00010118), whose protein sequence is MGKLIRLELYNFKSYKGHHTLLFGDAYFTSIIGPNGSGKSNSMDAISFVLGIKSSHLRSTNLRDLIYRGRVLRTSKVDADGNAVDRETEGVEPTQNEYDVEPSQDASGTNDPRTAWVMAVYEDDAGEEQQWRRSITSQGVSEYRINNRVVTAQQYNEALEAENILIKARNFLVFQGDVEAIASQSPKDLTRLIEQISGSLEYKAEYERLKAEAEESAEQQTLQLNRRRAINSEIKQYQEQKREAENYARKAEERDQAIITHILWKLFHFQRMIDDSSAEIQKYQDELKEYRRGVEKYERNVEDAKKSHARVGRDVATAEKNIVKKEKEIEEATNALVPIDEKVDITKRKVERYSSRIAEIGKERDTQSASIKQLQKNLKVVEKAQAQWEADWQKALSKQGGQLSQADQQEYHKLKEEVNKRSSAEQLKLDNLKRQRKTDAEAYNSLKSKFDSTQWQLQTLETDTKALSERKAAANETVKTTSKEIEKKKKELNAISSERLRVSQMRTEYEEKLQVVLKKLLEADDGKKQTEREIRAKELISTLKRIFPGVKGRVSDLCKPKQKKYADAVSTVLGRHFDAIVVDNEKTAKECIQHLRDQRAGQATFIPLETIQVKALNSNLKGMHRAMRPAIETVDYDDSVARAITYACGNAIVCDDLATAKYLCYERHVDAKAVTLDGTVIHKGGLMTGGRGPQQNSKRWEDSEVESLFKLKDKIMADLANLPKGHRRGTEEETLQGELVGLEQRLAYAREELKALERNLKDKYTELDFVKRQLEDLRPKYTEKQEVLDELDEAIATSQDAVSGVEDEIYRKFCKRLGYSNIREYEVQQGSLHEEAAQKKLEFTTQKSRIENQLSFEQQRLQATTDRIASLQAQHQRDANMIGELESEQERVRNKLDELNAELDILREKLEEQKEKYGQSAENLAHHRRELQKRSKEVESTLRFINGLETEIQRNSSSRYALLRRCKLEDIDIPLTEESNPLDQLPIDELVQGADPDAMDVDEDTQANGGFSVQDYGIEVDFDSLGDTLKEDSDEKLEEELLEKVRTLNSELDKMAPNTRALERLESVENKLRATEKDFEQARKRARKAKDDFEEVMRRRSELFNKAFSHISEQIGPIYRELTRSSNYPLGGQAYLDIEDSDEPYLDGIKYHAMPPLKRFRDMEHLSGGEKTMAALALLFAIHSYQPSPFFVLDEVDAALDNTNVARIANYIYDHAAPGMQFIVISLKNGLFQNSEALVGIYRDQVENSSKSLTLDLRKYT, encoded by the exons ATGGGGAAACTGATTCGCCTTGAGCTTTACA ATTTCAAATCATACAAGGGCCATCATACGCTTCTTTTCGGCGATGCCTACTTCACATCAATCATTGGACCCAACGGGTCAGGAAAGTCCAATTC GATGGATGCGATTTCATTCGTATTAGGAATCAAGTCTTCCCACCTTCGATCGACGAACCTGCGCGACCTTATCTATCGAGGTCGCGTCTTGCGCACATCAAAAGTCGACGCGGACGGAAACGCCGTCGACAGGGAAACGGAAGGGGTCGAGCCGACACAGAATGAGTACGACGTGGAACCGTCGCAGGATGCTAGCGGAACAAACGATCCGAGGACCGCGTGGGTTATGGCTGTCTACGAAGATGATGCGGGAGAAGAACAGCAATGGAGGCGCTCCATTACCAGTCAGGGAGTAAGCGAGTACCGGATCAACAATCGTGTGGTAACTGCGCAGCAGTACAacgaggcgctggaggcgGAAAATATTCTCATCAAAGCTCGAAACTTTCTTGTTTTCCAGGGTGATGTGGAAGCGATTGCCTCTCAATCTCCAAAGGACCTTACACGCCTGATCGAGCAGATTTCAGGAAGCTTGGAGTATAAAGCGGAGTACGAGCGACTTAAggccgaggctgaggaaTCTGCGGAGCAACAGactctccagctcaaccgCCGCCGTGCGATTAACTCGGAGATCAAGCAATATCAGGAGCAGAAGCGGGAGGCTGAGAACTACGCGAGAAAAGCGGAGGAACGCGATCAGGCCATCATCACGCATATCTTATGGAAGCTTTTCCACTTCCAACGTATGATTGACGACTCGAGCGCGGAGATTCAAAAGTACCAGGATGAGCTGAAAGAATACCGCCGCGGTGTAGAGAAGTATGAGCGAAATGTCGAGGACGCGAAGAAGTCTCACGCCAGAGTTGGTCGTGATGTTGCAACCGCGGAGAAGAACATCgtgaaaaaggaaaaggaaatcGAAGAAGCTACCAATGCCCTTGTCCCAATCGATGAAAAGGTTGACATAACTAAGCGGAAGGTCGAAAGATACAGTTCTCGCATCGCGGAAATTGGAAAAGAACGCGATACGCAGTCGGCTAGCATAAAGCAGCTACAAAAGAATCTCAAGGTCGTTGAGAAGGCGCAAGCTCAATGGGAGGCGGATTGGCAAAAGGCCCTGAGCAAGCAAGGTGGCCAGCTCAGCCAAGCTGATCAACAGGAATACCATAAACTCAAGGAAGAAGTCAACAAACGTTCCTCTGCGGAACAACTGAAGCTGGACAATCTCAAACGCCAGAGGAAGACCGACGCAGAAGCATACAACAGCTTGAAGAGCAAATTTGACAGCACTCAATGGCAACTCCAAACATTGGAAACCGACACGAAGGCCTTGAGCGAACGCAAGGCGGCTGCTAATGAGACCGTCAAAACAACCTCGAAGGAaattgagaagaagaagaaagaactcAATGCGATCAGCTCAGAGCGACTGCGCGTTTCCCAAATGCGAACAGAGTACGAAGAGAAACTTCAAGTTGTTTTGAAAAAGCTCCTTGAAGCAGACGACGGCAAAAAGCAGACAGAGCGAGAGATCCGAGCGAAAGAGCTGATCTCAACCCTCAAGCGGATCTTTCCTGGTGTCAAAGGGCGTGTTAGTGATCTGTGCAAGCCCAAACAGAAAAAATATGCCGACGCCGTTAGTACTGTTCTGGGCCGTCATTTTGACGCTATTGTTGTGGACAACGAGAAGACTGCCAAAGAGTGCATTCAACACCTTCGTGATCAGAGGGCCGGCCAGGCTACCTTCATTCCTCTAGAGACTATTCAGGTTAAAGCTCTGAACTCTAACCTGAAGGGTATGCATCGCGCCATGCGTCCTGCAATTGAAACAGTGGACTACGACGATTCCGTGGCAAGAGCTATTACTTATGCTTGTGGCAATGCTATCGTATGCGATGATCTGGCAACTGCCAAGTACCTGTGCTACGAGAGACACGTGGATGCAAAGGCTGTCACTCTGGACGGAACCGTGATCCACAAGGGGGGCTTGATGACCGGTGGCCGCGGTCCACAGCAAAACTCCAAGCGTTGGGAAGACTCGGAGGTAGAGAGCCTCTTCAAGCTAAAGGACAAGATCATGGCAGACCTAGCCAACCTACCTAAGGGTCACCGTCGAGGAACCGAGGAGGAAACTCTGCAGGGTGAATTGGTTGGTCTGGAGCAACGACTTGCATACGCTCGTGAGGAACTCAAAGCCCTTGAACGAAACCTGAAGGATAAATATACCGAATTGGACTTTGTCAAGAGGCAGCTCGAGGATCTCCGGCCAAAGTACACTGAAAAGCAAGAAGTactcgatgagctcgatgAGGCCATCGCTACTTCTCAAGACGCTGTCAgtggtgttgaagatgagatcTATAGAAAATTCTGTAAACGTCTTGGTTACAGCAATATCCGGGAGTACGAAGTGCAACAAGGTTCCCTACACGAGGAGGCTGcacagaagaagcttgagTTCACAACCCAGAAGAGTAGGATTGAGAATCAGCTCAGCTTCGAGCAACAGCGGCTGCAGGCTACTACCGACCGCATTGCCAGTCTGCAGGCTCAACACCAGCGTGATGCAAATATGATTGGGGAACTTGAGTCCGAGCAGGAGAGAGTACGGAATAAGCTTGATGAGCTTAATGCCGAACTCGATATTTTGCGCGAAAAGcttgaggagcagaaggagaagtATGGACAGTCCGCTGAAAATTTGGCTCATCACCGTAGAGAACTTCAGAAACGCAGCAAGGAGGTGGAATCCACTCTGAGATTCATTAACGGCCTGGAAACAGAGATTCAACGCAACTCGTCTAGTCGATATGCTCTACTCCGGCGGTGCAAGCTCGAGGATATCGACATTCCACTGACTGAGGAATCCAACCCGCTTGATCAACTTCCAATTGACGAGCTTGTCCAGGGAGCCGATCCCGACGCAATGGACGTGGACGAGGACACACAGGCGAACGGCGGCTTCAGCGTGCAGGACTACGGCATTGAGGTGGACTTTGATTCTCTCGGCGATACCCTTAAGGAG GATTCCGATGAGAAactcgaggaagaactgcTGGAGAAAGTTCGTACTCTTAATAGCGAGCTTGACAAAATGGCTCCCAACACGCGTGCACTGGAGCGCCTCGAGAGCGTAGAGAACAAACTTCGAGCTACAGAAAAGGACTTTGAGCAAGCACGAAAGCGTGCTCGAAAGGCTAAAGATGACTTCGAAGAGGTCATGCGTCGACGCTCGGAGCTcttcaacaaggccttctcGCACATTTCTGAGCAGATTGGGCCTATCTATAGAGAATTGACCCGGAGCTCAAACTACCCCTTGGGAGGACAAGC TTACCTGGACATCGAAGACTCCGACGAGCCATACCTGGACGGCATCAAGTATCACGCTATGCCTCCACTCAAACGTTTTCGAGACATGGAGCACCTGTCAGGCGGTGAAAAGACTATGGCcgctctggctcttctcttcgccatccATTCATACCAGCCGTCGCCTTTCTTCGTCCTGGACGAGGTCGATGCTGCGCTCGACAATACCAACGTTGCTCGGATTGCAAACTATATTTACGACCATGCGGCCCCTGGAATGCAGTTCATCGTCATTAGTTTGAAGAACGGGCTGTTCCAGAACAGTGAGGCATTGGTCGGTATTTACCGAGACCAGGTAGAAAATAGCAGCAAATCTCTGACGCTTGAT TTACGGAAGTACACCTAA